In Helicobacter anatolicus, the genomic stretch AAATTAAAATCTCATCTCTAAAGGATTAAAAATGAAAATCTTAAAACTACTTTTTTTTGTGCTTTTTGCTTTTTTGCTAAATAGTTGTAACAATCATCAAGATAAAGAACATACAATCAAAGTCGGTGCCACCCCACTCCCCCATGCCCAAATTCTAGAATCTATCAAGCCAGAATTACAAAAACTCGGTTATGAACTAAAAATCGTGTCTTATGTAGATTATGTAACCCCTAATGAAGCACTTAAAGATGGATCGCTTGATGCAAACTTTTTCCAACATGCCCCATTTTTGCAAGCATTCAATACAGCAAAAAATGCAAATCTTATAAGCGTAGGTACAATTCATATTGAACCACTATCTATTTATTCTCATCAAATCAAAAATTTAGATTCCTTACAGGAAAATGACACTATCCTTATTCCTAATGATCCTAGCAACCTTGCCCGTGCATTGATTTTATTAGACCACCTAAAACTTATCACCCTAAAAGATCCAAACAATCTCAATGCCACTATGCAAGAAATCACAAATAACCCCAAAAATCTCAAAATCATCCCCATAGAAGCAGCAATGCTTGCAAAAAATATTGATGATAAAAAAGTAAAAGCTATTATCATTAATGGCAACTACGCATTGCAAAACCACCTACAAAATCCCATTGCGCAAGAAGATGGTCGCTCTCCTTATGCAAATGTGATTGCCACACAAGAAAAAAATAAAAATTCCCAAAAAATACAAGTACTTATGCAGGCTCTCCATAGCCAAAAAACAAAGGATTTTATCATGCAAACTTACCAAGGAAGTGTGATTCCTGCATTTTGATCCCTAATTGGGATCCCTCCCCCTTACAAAAATTACCTCATACATTACTAAAAAACTATCTTACATTTTACATCTATTTATAGCATTATCGATATTTTATAATTGATTTATTGCTTTCTTTTAAACTAGATAAGTTTTAATGAATCTTACCTCTAACATAACATTAATAATTCTTTGCACACCATTTCTATT encodes the following:
- a CDS encoding MetQ/NlpA family ABC transporter substrate-binding protein, coding for MKILKLLFFVLFAFLLNSCNNHQDKEHTIKVGATPLPHAQILESIKPELQKLGYELKIVSYVDYVTPNEALKDGSLDANFFQHAPFLQAFNTAKNANLISVGTIHIEPLSIYSHQIKNLDSLQENDTILIPNDPSNLARALILLDHLKLITLKDPNNLNATMQEITNNPKNLKIIPIEAAMLAKNIDDKKVKAIIINGNYALQNHLQNPIAQEDGRSPYANVIATQEKNKNSQKIQVLMQALHSQKTKDFIMQTYQGSVIPAF